A genomic stretch from Natronomonas gomsonensis includes:
- a CDS encoding ATPase domain-containing protein, translating to MTDVDNGKAATGDAVLDRMLRGGIPRNRTVLVRGGPGTGKTTFGMQFLQEGLENDERCLFVSTEQTQSELRDSFSEFEFDLDHEELAVTTLHAVPDDGDEGRRLKLRTLEGNSAIDERDIPLTEKNVARHFQAAAGCDRLVFDSVSALQVLGENQELFRRELLELIQLFTKDLGATALFTAEDIDDSVLDFTTHGVIELRRERVNGDPHRFLEITKMRGVDHDTRTVEAEIESGGVRCAPSRRSQPPELKTHKHTSIGIDGLDSLCGGGLATGTGVLFEHDGHANMTALFGAMMHAALDKGYSIVLVPTIRMRPDSVRTILDGHDESLDHLLDEDRLFVIDMIGAWDETEDNVFGARESATGVRSVLDAIAGRAGDTPRLSLINADGMVNTLGTEDARAVRYAQEAHWLRSDDLLVHVHNPNVTGDRITGFYTNAAEQVLRTWITDNGLQYVSLKKSPCGFVGTTSLVEYTTEHPFLRVQDPPEDRENPYAE from the coding sequence ATGACGGATGTCGACAACGGGAAAGCGGCGACGGGAGATGCAGTTCTCGACCGAATGCTGCGGGGCGGAATCCCCCGAAATAGAACCGTTCTCGTCCGCGGCGGCCCCGGCACGGGAAAGACGACATTCGGAATGCAGTTTCTGCAGGAGGGACTGGAAAACGACGAGCGGTGTCTGTTCGTCAGCACCGAACAGACGCAGTCGGAGCTTCGTGACTCCTTTAGCGAGTTCGAGTTCGACCTCGACCACGAAGAGCTCGCGGTGACGACCCTCCATGCGGTGCCGGATGACGGCGACGAGGGGCGACGCCTCAAACTCCGGACGCTGGAGGGCAACAGCGCCATCGACGAGCGGGATATCCCGCTCACCGAAAAGAACGTGGCGCGACACTTTCAGGCGGCGGCCGGGTGTGACCGCCTCGTCTTCGACAGCGTCTCGGCGCTTCAGGTCCTCGGTGAAAACCAAGAACTGTTCCGCCGTGAACTGCTGGAACTTATCCAACTGTTCACGAAGGACCTCGGCGCGACCGCGCTTTTCACCGCCGAGGACATCGACGACAGCGTTCTCGATTTTACGACCCACGGCGTCATCGAACTCCGCCGGGAGCGCGTCAACGGCGACCCCCACAGGTTCCTCGAGATAACGAAGATGCGGGGCGTCGACCACGACACCCGCACCGTCGAGGCGGAAATCGAAAGTGGCGGCGTTCGGTGTGCCCCCTCGCGGCGGTCCCAACCGCCCGAACTGAAAACTCACAAACACACCTCCATCGGCATCGACGGCCTCGACAGCCTCTGTGGAGGCGGACTAGCCACCGGCACCGGCGTCCTCTTCGAACACGACGGTCACGCCAACATGACCGCGCTGTTCGGCGCGATGATGCACGCCGCCCTCGATAAGGGGTACAGTATCGTCCTCGTCCCGACGATTCGGATGCGCCCGGACAGCGTCAGAACGATTCTGGATGGCCACGATGAGAGCCTCGACCACCTCCTCGACGAGGACCGACTGTTCGTCATCGACATGATTGGCGCGTGGGACGAAACCGAGGACAACGTCTTCGGCGCCCGCGAATCGGCAACTGGCGTTCGGTCAGTTCTCGACGCGATAGCCGGACGGGCCGGCGACACCCCACGACTCTCGCTAATCAACGCCGACGGGATGGTCAACACCCTCGGCACCGAAGACGCCCGTGCCGTCCGATACGCACAGGAGGCCCACTGGCTCCGTTCGGACGACCTGCTCGTCCACGTCCACAACCCGAACGTCACCGGCGACCGTATCACGGGGTTCTACACGAACGCCGCCGAGCAAGTGCTGCGAACCTGGATTACAGACAACGGGCTGCAG